In Candidatus Flexicrinis proximus, the following are encoded in one genomic region:
- a CDS encoding amidohydrolase family protein, whose protein sequence is MQRVDTILTGGTVVTMNDGFRVIPDGAVAIRDGNIVAVGTSSEIAASSEADSIVNCQGQYILPGLVNVHTHVPMTLLRGLSDDLRLDVWLYGYIMPTEREFVSPDFCRVGTQLACAEMIRGGVTTFTDMYYFEDEIARATAQAGMRAVLGETVLKFPAPDAASYEDSLAYARKFIETWRGHPLITPAVAPHAPYSNTEETLNKCVELALEFDAPLIIHIAETHAEVDDHRKQYKQTLVHWLNKIGLFRARVIAAHCVAIDETEMRIFREKGGAIAHCPSANLKLSSGIAAVQSMLDNKVTVGIGTDGPASNNDLDMFEEMRLAALLAKTQPLNPTALPAKMALYMATLGGAKVNGLDKVTGSIEVGKAADMIVFDALPLHNTPHYDFNPDNIYSRIVYAGKASDVAHTMVAGQWLMRDRELLTINETELRIEATGYSGRIGEFLANYQRNVLSKLVAVSVGLERSESFEIQVKAVLRNASSIEMLLDHPDVKIMRETHYRQHDTYFLFNDPAAGRVRYREDDKIDEDGRIREVRARLTYMSPRKERSIDSAVAVSRSRFISAADRPLRFYKEYFQADQERTVEKDRRRWSIEYRGVQFYVNIDEVLNPAQQQIFIELKSNTWSARDADFKAAHVQEMLRILGIEGDDIVTDDYLEILPGPTNN, encoded by the coding sequence ATGCAGCGTGTAGATACGATTCTGACCGGGGGCACCGTCGTTACGATGAACGACGGATTTCGGGTAATCCCGGATGGAGCGGTCGCAATCCGTGACGGCAACATCGTCGCCGTCGGCACGAGTAGTGAAATCGCCGCCTCATCAGAAGCGGACAGCATCGTCAACTGCCAAGGACAGTATATCTTACCCGGCCTCGTCAACGTCCACACTCACGTCCCGATGACGCTCCTGCGCGGGCTGTCCGACGACCTGCGTCTCGATGTGTGGCTATACGGCTATATCATGCCCACCGAACGTGAATTTGTCAGCCCGGATTTCTGCCGCGTTGGGACGCAGCTTGCATGCGCAGAGATGATCCGAGGCGGCGTTACTACTTTCACCGACATGTACTACTTCGAGGATGAGATCGCGCGGGCAACCGCGCAGGCAGGGATGCGCGCTGTACTGGGCGAAACTGTGCTCAAATTCCCGGCGCCTGATGCGGCCAGTTATGAGGACAGCCTCGCCTATGCGCGGAAATTCATTGAAACCTGGCGTGGCCACCCACTTATCACTCCCGCCGTCGCGCCACATGCCCCCTACTCCAACACTGAAGAAACCCTCAACAAGTGCGTCGAACTCGCGCTCGAGTTTGATGCGCCGCTGATCATCCACATCGCGGAAACGCACGCGGAGGTGGACGACCACCGCAAACAGTATAAGCAGACCCTCGTTCACTGGCTAAACAAGATCGGGCTTTTCAGAGCGCGGGTCATCGCGGCCCACTGTGTTGCGATTGACGAAACCGAGATGCGGATCTTTCGCGAAAAGGGCGGCGCAATTGCCCACTGCCCGAGTGCCAACCTGAAACTTTCCAGCGGCATCGCAGCAGTCCAGTCGATGCTTGATAACAAGGTCACCGTTGGCATCGGCACGGACGGCCCCGCAAGCAACAACGACCTTGACATGTTTGAGGAAATGCGGCTTGCGGCGCTGCTCGCCAAGACCCAACCGCTAAACCCGACCGCCCTGCCCGCAAAGATGGCGTTGTATATGGCTACGCTCGGCGGCGCCAAGGTCAATGGCCTCGATAAGGTTACGGGAAGTATTGAAGTCGGTAAAGCAGCGGACATGATCGTCTTTGACGCACTCCCGCTCCACAATACGCCGCACTATGACTTCAATCCCGACAACATATACTCACGGATCGTATATGCCGGTAAGGCATCCGACGTCGCGCACACGATGGTCGCTGGCCAATGGCTCATGCGCGATCGAGAACTGTTGACCATAAATGAGACGGAATTGCGAATCGAAGCTACCGGTTACTCTGGCAGAATTGGTGAGTTCCTGGCGAATTACCAGCGCAACGTGTTGAGTAAGCTGGTTGCGGTGTCGGTCGGCCTGGAGCGGTCGGAGAGTTTTGAGATTCAGGTCAAGGCGGTGTTACGCAACGCGTCGTCGATCGAAATGCTGCTCGACCATCCCGACGTCAAGATCATGCGAGAGACGCATTACCGCCAACATGATACCTATTTCCTCTTCAACGACCCGGCGGCAGGCCGCGTTCGCTACCGAGAAGATGACAAGATCGATGAAGATGGCCGGATACGCGAAGTGCGGGCGCGACTGACTTACATGTCGCCGCGCAAAGAACGGAGCATCGACTCGGCCGTTGCAGTATCTCGTTCGCGGTTCATATCTGCCGCTGACAGGCCGCTACGATTCTACAAAGAGTATTTCCAGGCCGATCAGGAGCGCACGGTCGAGAAGGATCGCCGCCGCTGGTCGATTGAGTATCGCGGCGTGCAATTCTATGTAAACATCGACGAAGTCCTGAACCCAGCACAGCAACAGATTTTCATTGAGCTCAAGAGCAATACCTGGTCAGCGCGCGATGCCGATTTCAAGGCGGCCCATGTTCAGGAAATGCTTCGAATCCTGGGCATCGAAGGTGACGATATTGTCACCGACGATTACCTCGAAATCCTGCCGGGTCCCACCAACAACTAG
- a CDS encoding purine-nucleoside phosphorylase, producing MTDTTSYHLAVGAIRQYTDAKPKIGLVLGSGLGVLADEVTGAVAIPYGSIPGWPRSTVHGHSGRLIIGQLEGHTVVCQQGRAHYYEGYSAQEVSFPIRVMKFLGVDTVILTNAAGGVDTNYTAGDIMLINDHINFVGMGGAHALRGPNDDTLGERFVGMSQAYDRDLRTKAKDVAQANGIAMHEGVYTCLSGPTFETPAEVRMLRAIGTDAVGMSTVHEVVVARHMGMRVLAFSAITNKSIDVIDSDMDANHEEVLEFGKMIVPKLKTIIRGVINAL from the coding sequence ATGACAGATACAACCTCCTACCATCTCGCCGTAGGTGCAATTCGCCAGTATACCGATGCCAAGCCAAAAATCGGACTGGTTTTGGGGTCTGGACTGGGTGTACTTGCCGATGAGGTCACGGGCGCTGTTGCTATCCCGTATGGATCAATTCCAGGCTGGCCGCGTTCGACCGTGCATGGTCACAGCGGACGACTGATTATCGGTCAGTTAGAAGGACACACGGTAGTATGCCAGCAGGGCCGGGCACATTACTACGAGGGCTACTCCGCCCAGGAAGTCAGCTTTCCGATTCGCGTTATGAAATTCCTCGGTGTCGACACTGTGATACTGACAAATGCTGCTGGCGGCGTGGACACTAACTACACCGCAGGTGACATCATGCTGATCAATGACCACATCAACTTCGTCGGTATGGGGGGTGCGCATGCCCTTCGCGGCCCGAACGACGACACTCTAGGCGAACGGTTCGTAGGCATGTCGCAGGCATACGATCGAGATCTTCGAACGAAGGCCAAGGACGTGGCCCAGGCAAACGGTATCGCCATGCATGAGGGGGTCTATACCTGCCTCTCCGGTCCAACTTTTGAAACGCCTGCAGAAGTCCGCATGCTCCGCGCGATAGGAACTGATGCGGTTGGGATGAGCACGGTCCATGAGGTTGTCGTTGCACGCCACATGGGGATGCGTGTCCTGGCGTTCTCGGCAATTACCAACAAAAGTATCGACGTGATCGACAGTGATATGGACGCAAATCACGAGGAGGTACTTGAGTTCGGCAAAATGATCGTACCGAAGCTCAAGACAATCATCCGAGGGGTCATTAACGCACTCTAA